The Natronosporangium hydrolyticum nucleotide sequence CGGTACCCGTCGGTGAGCAGCAGAATTCGGGCCGGCGGCGGCCCGTCCGCGCCGTCGGGGGGCACCTGCTGGATCGCCTCGAGGCTGGTGAAGACCGCCTCCCCGGTGGCGGTCGCCTCGGCGAGAGTCAGCTCTTGGATGCCGCGGATCACCGCCGGCCGGTCGGACCCTGCCGGCACCAGCACATTCGCCGTACGCGCGAACGAGACCAACCCCAGATTGTGGCTCTCGGGCAGCTGATCGGTGAACTCGATCGCGGCCTGTTGCGCGGCGGCGAGCCGGGTGGGGGCCACGTCGGTCGCCTCCATCGAGAGGGAGACGTCGATCGCCAGGATCACCGTGGCCCGTTCGACCGGCTCCTCCCGGTCCACCGCCGGCCGCGCCATGCCGGTGGCCAGCGCCACCAGCGCGAGCAGGAACGCCGCCGCGGCCAGGTGCCGACGCCAGCCCAACCCGGCCGGCGCGAGCTGTTGCAGCAGTGCGACGTTGCTGAACCGGACCGCGTGGCTGCGCCGCCGCCACTGCCGCCACAGGTACGCACCGGCGACCAGCGCGACCGGCAACAGCGCCAGCAGCCACCACGGTTGCAGAAACCGGATCATGTCACCTCCCGGTCGAGCCCAGCGCCTCGCGCGGCCCCGCTGCTGCGGGCGTGCCGCCGGGCGGCGACGAACCGTACGATATCGGCCAGCCAGTCCGAGTCGGTACGCAGCCGGAGGTGGGCTGCGCCGGCCCGGCGCAGCGCCGCCTCGATCTCACCGCGTTGCGCGGCGGCCGCGGCGGCGTACCGCTCCCGCAGCCGCGGGTCGGCGGTCTGCACCTCCACCGTGGCGCCGCTCTCCGGGTCGAGCAGCTCCAGCACCCCGACGTCGGGCAGCGAGAGTTCCCGCGGGTCGAGCACCTCGATCGCCAGCACGTCGTGCCGGGCCGCCAGCTTGCGCAGCGGACGGCGCCACTGCTCGGCCGGGGCGAGGAAGTCTGAGATCACCACCGCGAGGCCGCGGCGCCGCGGGGGCCGGTGCAGGCTGTCGATCAGCGCCGCCAGGTCGACCTCCCCGGGCGGGGTGTCCGGGGAGGCGATGGTCCGCAGCAACCCCTGCGCCGACCGGCGCCCAGGGCGGGCCGGCAGCCGGCGCGGCGGCCCGGACCCGCGCGCCACCACCGCGCCGACCCGATTGCCGCCGCGGACGGTCAGGTGGGTCACGGCCGCGGCGGCGGCGAGCGCCAGGTCCCGCTTGAGGCACTGGGCGGTGCCGAACTCCAGGCTCGCCGACAGGTCCACCGCCAGCCAGGTCTCCAGCTCCCGGTCGGCCTCGGTAAGCCGAACATGCGGCACGGTGGTGCGGGCGGTGACCGGCCAGTCCATCCGGCGTACGTCGTCGCCGGGGTGGTACGCGCGGGACTCGCCGGCTTCGCTGCCGGGGCCAGGCAGCAGGCCGAGGTACTCCCCCTGCAGCAGGCCGTCGAGCCGGCGGGTGATGAGCAGTTGCAGCCGGGCCAGCACGGCTGGGGCGGCGGTACCGCCGACGGGTGGCGGCATACTCACCCGCCGGTCCCGATCGCGGGCGGGGGCGGCGGCACCACGGTGGCGTGCTGGCGGGGGGCGACCGCCGGCATCGGCACGGTCTGCAACACCCGGTTGACGACATGGTCGGCCGGCACGTCGTCGGCGAGCGCGTCGTAGCTGAGCACCAGCCGGTGCCGCAGCACGTCGGGGGCGATGTCGAGGACATCTCCGGGCAGCGCGTAATCCCGGCCCCGCAGCAGCGCCAGCGCCCGGGTGGCCCGGACGATACCGAGCGAGGCGCGCGGGCTGGCGCCGTACTGGACCAGGTTCGCCACATCGGGTACGCCGTGCTCGGCCGGGCTGCGGGTGGCCATCACCACCCGGACCGCGTAGTCGACCAGCGCGTTGTGGATGAACACCTGGTCCGCCTTGCGCTGCAGCGCGAGCAGGTCCTCCGGGGCGAAGATCACCTCCGGTTCGGGCGGGGACACCCCCATCCGGTAGACGATCTCTCGCTCCTCCAGGTCGGTCGGGTAGCCGACCACCACCTTCAGCAGGAACCGGTCCCGCTGCGCCTCGGGTAGCGGGTAGACGCCCTCCTGTTCGATCGGGTTCTGGGTGGCCATCACCAGGAACGGGTCCGGCACCGGATGGCTCTCGCCGCCGATCGAGACCTGCCGCTCGGCCATCACCTCCAGCAACGCCGACTGCACCTTCGCCGGCGACCGGTTGATCTCGTCGGCGAGGAGGAAGTTGACGAAGACCGGCCCTAGCTCGACGTCGAACTTCTCGCTGCCCTGCCGATAGATCCGGGTGCCGACCAGGTCGGAAGGCATCAGGTCGGGGGTGAACTGCACCCGGGCGAAGCTGCCGCCCACCACCGTCGCCGCGGTCTGCGCGGCCAGCGTCTTCGCCACCCCGGGCACGCCCTCCAGTAGGCAGTGGCCACGGGCCAACAGCGCGACGAAGAGCCGCTCGATCAACTGGTCTTGACCGACGATGACCCGCTTCACCTCGAAGAGCGCCCGCTCCAGCAGGGTGGCATCCTGGGCCGGGGTGCTACTCATGCGTCCTCCGCTGGGTAAGGGGCGTACGCCGGCCGGAAGCCGGCGACCGGTGTTCTTTCTAAGCCTGACATGTCGGCGCCGGCTGCCGGTTGGGCTGGCCGGGATTAACCAAACAGCGACCTGCGATACTCAACTGGTCAACCTAACCCGAACGTACGGCCGGAACCAGCCAAACGGACACAGTTGGCGGGTAGACATTGCTGGAGGTCAGGTGGGTACGATTCGAGCGTCGCCGGGCGGCTTCCCCCGTGGCCGCCCGGCGCTACTCATACCGATTAATCGGGTAACAGAAAACAGCTGGTCGTGCGGGTGATGATGCTAGATCCGAGCACGCCGCAGGACGGTCCGGACCAGCTCGTCTGCTCAGCCAAGGGGTGCCGCCGGCCGGCGATCTGGGCGCTGCGGTGGCACAACCCGAAACTGCACACCCCCGACCGGCGAAAGACCTGGCTGGCCTGCGACGAACACCGGCAGTATCTGAGCGACTTTCTCGACGCCCGCGGATTCCTCCGCGATGTGGCGGCGCTCGAGTGAACGAATAGGCTCGAACCGTGACCGAATCGACCGCGCCGCCCGCCGACCAGCCGCCCACCCGGGCACCTCACCCGCGGCTGAGCCCGCTCGACCCCTGGCCGAACACGGTGGTGTGGCGCCCGGTGTCCCGCCGCCTGATCGTGGTCGAACTGCTCCGGTTCGCGGTCTGGGTCACCTTCCTGGTGCTGATGGTGCTGCTCGCCGGCACCTTCGGCTGGCCGTTCGTCGCCGCCACCTTCTGGGTGCTGGCGGCCTACACGCTGCTGCGCGGCACCGCGATCGTCCGGGCCGTCTTCGCCTGGGGCTACGCCGAACGGGAACGCGACCTGCTGGTCCGGCACGGGCTGCTGCTGCGCCGGTTGTCGATCGTGCCGTACGCCCGGATGCAATTCGT carries:
- a CDS encoding VWA domain-containing protein: MIRFLQPWWLLALLPVALVAGAYLWRQWRRRSHAVRFSNVALLQQLAPAGLGWRRHLAAAAFLLALVALATGMARPAVDREEPVERATVILAIDVSLSMEATDVAPTRLAAAQQAAIEFTDQLPESHNLGLVSFARTANVLVPAGSDRPAVIRGIQELTLAEATATGEAVFTSLEAIQQVPPDGADGPPPARILLLTDGYRTYGRTVEEAAAAASEANVPVSTVAFGTDDGVVDIGGQLYRVPVDREEMAFLAEATGGEFYEAASAAELAAVYEDMGSSIGHRTVPQEITQWYLAGALLLALAAGGLSLLWTPRLP
- a CDS encoding DUF58 domain-containing protein, which encodes MPPPVGGTAAPAVLARLQLLITRRLDGLLQGEYLGLLPGPGSEAGESRAYHPGDDVRRMDWPVTARTTVPHVRLTEADRELETWLAVDLSASLEFGTAQCLKRDLALAAAAAVTHLTVRGGNRVGAVVARGSGPPRRLPARPGRRSAQGLLRTIASPDTPPGEVDLAALIDSLHRPPRRRGLAVVISDFLAPAEQWRRPLRKLAARHDVLAIEVLDPRELSLPDVGVLELLDPESGATVEVQTADPRLRERYAAAAAAQRGEIEAALRRAGAAHLRLRTDSDWLADIVRFVAARRHARSSGAARGAGLDREVT
- a CDS encoding AAA family ATPase, with translation MSSTPAQDATLLERALFEVKRVIVGQDQLIERLFVALLARGHCLLEGVPGVAKTLAAQTAATVVGGSFARVQFTPDLMPSDLVGTRIYRQGSEKFDVELGPVFVNFLLADEINRSPAKVQSALLEVMAERQVSIGGESHPVPDPFLVMATQNPIEQEGVYPLPEAQRDRFLLKVVVGYPTDLEEREIVYRMGVSPPEPEVIFAPEDLLALQRKADQVFIHNALVDYAVRVVMATRSPAEHGVPDVANLVQYGASPRASLGIVRATRALALLRGRDYALPGDVLDIAPDVLRHRLVLSYDALADDVPADHVVNRVLQTVPMPAVAPRQHATVVPPPPPAIGTGG
- a CDS encoding PH domain-containing protein yields the protein MTESTAPPADQPPTRAPHPRLSPLDPWPNTVVWRPVSRRLIVVELLRFAVWVTFLVLMVLLAGTFGWPFVAATFWVLAAYTLLRGTAIVRAVFAWGYAERERDLLVRHGLLLRRLSIVPYARMQFVDVTAGPLERLFNLATVQLHTAAAATDARVPGLPPDEASRLRDRLAALGEDLGEGL